From the Acidimicrobiales bacterium genome, one window contains:
- a CDS encoding enoyl-CoA hydratase/isomerase family protein, whose product MTQLADYADRFGDIRMERTPDGVLLVTFHTDGGSLRLSERSHRELGDAFAAIAADRDNRVVVLTGTGPDFLTEFDFAKRTETAADWDKVSFEGRRLIFNLMDIEVPVIAAVNGPATLHAEIALLSDVVVASETATFQDKAHVLRGTVPGDGVHVLWPLLLGPNRGRYFLLTGQTLTAHDALELGVVGEVLPPGEVLPRAMALAAQLAASTPMTLRHTRMCLTMALKRQLHDMLGYGLALEGLAIVDRQQAARKETVQSSKSWRSRSIPSPPGE is encoded by the coding sequence ATGACCCAGCTCGCCGACTACGCCGACCGCTTCGGCGACATCCGGATGGAGCGCACCCCCGACGGTGTCCTCCTGGTGACGTTCCACACCGACGGCGGATCGTTGAGGTTGAGCGAGCGCAGCCACCGCGAGCTGGGCGACGCCTTCGCCGCCATCGCCGCCGACCGCGACAACCGGGTGGTCGTCCTCACCGGGACGGGGCCCGACTTCCTCACCGAGTTCGACTTCGCCAAGCGCACCGAGACCGCCGCCGACTGGGACAAGGTGTCGTTCGAGGGCCGGCGCCTGATCTTCAACCTGATGGACATCGAGGTGCCGGTCATCGCCGCGGTCAACGGCCCTGCCACCCTCCACGCCGAGATCGCGCTGCTGTCCGACGTCGTGGTGGCCTCGGAGACCGCCACCTTCCAGGACAAGGCCCACGTCCTCCGGGGCACCGTCCCCGGCGACGGCGTCCACGTCCTGTGGCCGCTGCTGCTCGGCCCCAACCGTGGCCGCTACTTCCTGCTCACCGGACAGACCCTCACAGCGCACGATGCCCTGGAGCTGGGTGTCGTCGGCGAGGTGCTGCCGCCGGGCGAGGTGCTGCCCCGGGCGATGGCGCTGGCTGCGCAGCTCGCCGCCTCCACGCCCATGACCCTGCGCCACACCCGGATGTGCCTGACCATGGCGCTCAAGCGCCAGCTCCACGACATGCTCGGCTACGGGCTCGCCCTGGAGGGCCTCGCCATCGTCGACCGGCAGCAGGCCGCCCGCAAGGAGACAGTGCAGTCCTCCAAGAGTTGGAGATCGCGTTCGATCCCCTCACCGCCCGGGGAGTAG
- a CDS encoding ABC transporter substrate-binding protein yields MIRLIYRSISIHELLLHEVCEQAGLYVAAGLEVEHADGTGPKWKVASADPAAATVAVGGVVAEWLRGDEGWRVDFVATVRPLMWLVGSSAVPVTSVADLLGRRVAIPGLRDMPTMFLRLLLQRHGHDIATDIEPVEVAHRPDRLRLLQEGEVDVSLLGPEGLSPTASGALPPALYVGDHVEFPTVGLASRPGLDRGEAATLAAVFASAVALMRDDVALGVAAMQAVEPQVSPAVAELVLRGVVSEQWQPATWPASGSLGDVPAVAAFLGVAMPPPDAARRFLHNWAADDALD; encoded by the coding sequence GTGATCCGCCTCATCTACCGGTCGATCAGCATCCACGAGTTGCTGCTCCACGAGGTGTGCGAGCAGGCCGGGCTGTACGTGGCCGCGGGGCTCGAGGTCGAGCACGCGGACGGCACCGGCCCCAAGTGGAAGGTGGCGTCGGCCGACCCGGCCGCGGCGACCGTGGCCGTCGGCGGCGTCGTCGCCGAGTGGCTGCGGGGCGACGAGGGCTGGCGGGTCGACTTCGTCGCCACCGTGCGGCCGCTCATGTGGCTGGTCGGCAGCTCGGCAGTGCCCGTGACGTCGGTGGCCGACCTGCTCGGCCGGCGGGTCGCCATCCCCGGCCTGCGCGACATGCCCACCATGTTCCTGCGCCTCCTGCTGCAGCGGCACGGCCACGACATCGCCACCGACATCGAGCCCGTCGAGGTGGCGCACCGGCCCGACCGGCTGCGGTTGCTGCAGGAGGGGGAGGTCGACGTGTCGCTGCTGGGTCCGGAGGGGCTCTCACCGACGGCGTCGGGTGCGCTGCCGCCGGCCCTCTACGTGGGCGACCACGTCGAGTTCCCCACGGTGGGGCTGGCGTCGCGGCCGGGGCTCGATCGGGGCGAGGCGGCGACGCTGGCCGCGGTCTTCGCCTCGGCGGTGGCCCTCATGCGTGACGACGTGGCGCTCGGGGTGGCCGCCATGCAGGCCGTCGAGCCCCAGGTCTCCCCAGCCGTCGCCGAGCTGGTGCTCCGCGGCGTCGTGAGCGAGCAGTGGCAGCCCGCGACGTGGCCAGCATCCGGCAGCCTCGGCGACGTCCCCGCAGTGGCAGCGTTCCTCGGCGTCGCCATGCCCCCGCCCGACGCCGCCCGCCGGTTCCTCCACAACTGGGCCGCAGACGATGCTCTCGACTGA
- a CDS encoding TIGR03619 family F420-dependent LLM class oxidoreductase: MRIGASLPTSGPLASSAFIREFARTCEDWGYDTVWMSDHVTWTAEDAAHHLPVGSLDLWREGMEPQHYDPMATLSYLAGMTSRVRLGTGILVLPVRNPVVLAKEAASLDELSGGRLMLGVGVGGTGFADAEFGAVGARSLRRHRGRVMDEWIEVMRGVWSQPSFRHDGEFIQVGDTTIYPKPRQPGGPPILVGGDSPTALERVARHADGSLVTRLAPARVAQRREQLADLAKPHGRSGIDFHLAVVRWLSIADHQGVAEAAAEPTLAGMRRGGRAVTDDVLHFVGTPDRLREMVAEFHSAGVDEVILQVIGASEAAVIESLQRFREEVLDEVDGGPA; this comes from the coding sequence ATGCGCATCGGAGCGAGCCTCCCCACCAGCGGGCCCCTGGCGTCCTCGGCGTTCATCCGCGAGTTCGCCCGCACCTGCGAGGACTGGGGCTACGACACCGTCTGGATGTCCGACCACGTCACGTGGACGGCCGAGGACGCCGCCCACCACCTCCCCGTCGGGTCGCTCGACCTGTGGCGGGAGGGGATGGAGCCCCAGCACTACGACCCCATGGCCACCCTGTCGTACCTGGCCGGCATGACCAGCCGCGTGCGGCTGGGCACCGGCATCCTCGTGCTGCCGGTGCGCAACCCCGTCGTGCTGGCCAAGGAGGCGGCGAGCCTCGACGAGCTCAGCGGCGGGCGCCTCATGCTGGGCGTCGGTGTCGGCGGGACCGGGTTCGCCGACGCCGAGTTCGGCGCGGTGGGCGCTCGGTCGCTGCGCCGGCACCGCGGGCGGGTGATGGACGAGTGGATCGAGGTCATGCGCGGCGTGTGGTCGCAGCCCTCGTTCCGACACGACGGCGAGTTCATCCAGGTGGGCGACACCACCATCTACCCGAAGCCGCGGCAGCCCGGCGGGCCCCCGATCCTCGTCGGCGGCGACTCGCCGACCGCGCTGGAGCGGGTCGCCCGCCACGCCGACGGGTCGCTGGTCACCCGCCTGGCCCCGGCCCGGGTGGCCCAGCGGCGCGAGCAGCTGGCCGACCTGGCCAAGCCCCACGGGCGGTCGGGCATCGACTTCCACCTGGCTGTGGTGCGCTGGCTGTCGATCGCCGACCACCAGGGCGTCGCTGAAGCTGCCGCGGAGCCCACCCTGGCCGGGATGCGGCGGGGCGGCCGGGCCGTCACCGACGACGTGCTGCACTTCGTGGGCACCCCCGACCGGCTGCGGGAGATGGTCGCCGAGTTCCACTCGGCCGGGGTCGACGAGGTGATCCTCCAGGTCATCGGCGCCTCCGAGGCCGCGGTGATCGAGTCGCTCCAGCGGTTCCGTGAAGAGGTGCTCGACGAGGTCGACGGGGGCCCCGCGTGA
- a CDS encoding ABC transporter substrate-binding protein, with translation MCASVLISIAACGGDDEEADDSGATESEGTPTADQIVRVALHTFPPAGLDPIVVDGSDAENIAANLYNGLVSYDSEAEEFVPELAESWEVSDDSTVWTFTLQSGVQFHGGYGELTADDVVFSYERATGDESIWSSAFENVASFEAPDPQTVVITLANPDGNFLFNVMNFHQGQVVSKKAVEELGADFSNNPVGTGPYALATNDPSRSRIVLERFDDHFRGTPTLSEIDFTEIDQESASIALENGELEIILDYHGDPRLQELEDAGFVVHHPPSEATLVTVLNPKANPALAEVKVRQAMLHAVDHVSISETFAPISEKAPVNIVPTFLPEYTEDVPAYEYDPDKARDLLDEAGYPDGFTVRRLVRGVDGIEDRDLLEQEMLAEVGITVEFDPVDPAQFSERRLTGDFEMATRNITESTIDRTLRSILDPGQAPPNGNNGAYYDNPEVTEMMDEGRGLTDEDERQELYQELQEIVMTDLPYLPETILVESWPSSPNLEGMVFDINGKADLFKAQITE, from the coding sequence ATGTGTGCTTCGGTCCTCATCTCCATAGCGGCGTGCGGTGGGGACGACGAAGAAGCAGACGACTCGGGGGCGACGGAGTCGGAAGGAACGCCGACGGCCGATCAGATCGTCCGCGTCGCGCTGCACACCTTCCCCCCGGCCGGGCTCGATCCGATCGTCGTCGACGGCAGCGACGCCGAGAACATCGCGGCCAACCTCTACAACGGCCTCGTGAGCTACGACTCGGAGGCCGAGGAGTTCGTCCCCGAGCTGGCCGAATCGTGGGAGGTCTCCGACGACTCCACGGTGTGGACCTTCACGCTGCAGTCGGGTGTGCAGTTCCACGGTGGCTACGGCGAGCTGACGGCCGACGACGTCGTCTTCTCCTACGAGCGGGCCACCGGCGACGAGTCGATCTGGTCGTCCGCCTTCGAGAACGTGGCCTCGTTCGAGGCCCCCGACCCGCAGACGGTCGTGATCACGCTGGCCAACCCCGACGGCAACTTCCTGTTCAACGTCATGAACTTCCACCAGGGCCAGGTCGTCTCGAAGAAGGCCGTCGAAGAGCTCGGCGCCGACTTCTCCAACAACCCCGTCGGCACCGGCCCCTACGCCCTCGCCACGAACGACCCGTCGCGCAGCCGCATCGTGCTCGAGCGCTTCGACGACCACTTCCGGGGCACGCCGACGCTGAGCGAGATCGACTTCACCGAGATCGACCAGGAGTCGGCCTCGATCGCCCTCGAGAACGGTGAGCTGGAGATCATCCTCGACTACCACGGCGACCCCCGCCTGCAGGAGCTCGAGGACGCCGGCTTCGTCGTCCACCACCCGCCCAGCGAGGCGACCCTGGTGACGGTGCTCAACCCGAAGGCCAACCCGGCCCTGGCCGAGGTCAAGGTCCGCCAGGCCATGCTCCACGCCGTCGACCACGTCTCGATCTCCGAGACGTTCGCTCCCATCAGCGAGAAGGCACCGGTCAACATCGTGCCGACGTTCCTCCCCGAGTACACCGAGGACGTCCCCGCCTACGAGTACGACCCCGACAAGGCCAGGGACCTGCTCGACGAGGCCGGCTACCCGGACGGCTTCACCGTGCGGCGCCTCGTGCGCGGCGTCGACGGCATCGAGGACCGCGACCTGCTCGAGCAGGAGATGCTCGCCGAGGTCGGCATCACCGTCGAGTTCGACCCGGTCGACCCGGCCCAGTTCTCCGAGCGTCGGCTCACCGGCGACTTCGAGATGGCCACCAGGAACATCACCGAGTCGACCATCGACCGCACCCTGCGCAGCATCCTCGACCCCGGCCAGGCCCCGCCCAACGGGAACAACGGCGCCTACTACGACAACCCCGAGGTCACCGAGATGATGGACGAGGGCCGCGGCCTCACCGACGAGGACGAGCGCCAGGAGCTCTACCAGGAGCTGCAGGAGATCGTCATGACCGACCTGCCCTACCTGCCCGAGACGATCCTCGTCGAGTCGTGGCCGTCCTCGCCGAACCTCGAAGGCATGGTCTTCGACATCAACGGCAAGGCCGACCTCTTCAAGGCGCAGATCACCGAGTAG
- a CDS encoding ABC transporter ATP-binding protein: MSGGNGTTPTPPSTPAPLLMAEGLTRTFPVRVRRSAGGGGGKAELKAVDGVGFSIERGETLALVGESGCGKTTTGRIIAMLDDPTTGSVQLDGRDLRAARRDELRRQRRRVQVIFQDPLASLDPRMRVRHSIAEPLVVSGVKRDERERRVNELLRRVGLDERHGYLYPLALSGGQRQRVGIARALALNPDLLVADEPTSALDLSVRAQVVNLLKQLQQELSLGLLFISHDMATVRYIADRVAVMHLGRIVEEGPVDQVFENPLHPYTRALLSAVPQPDPVAERSRAWKVPEGDLPSPLDPPTGCTFRTRCPHATALCETRPATVERATGHLVACHFADQWVGSKTA; encoded by the coding sequence GTGAGCGGCGGCAACGGCACCACGCCGACGCCGCCGTCGACGCCGGCCCCGCTGCTGATGGCCGAGGGCCTGACCAGGACCTTCCCCGTGCGGGTCCGACGGTCGGCCGGCGGGGGCGGTGGCAAGGCCGAGCTCAAGGCGGTCGACGGCGTCGGCTTCTCCATCGAGCGGGGCGAGACGCTCGCCCTGGTCGGCGAGAGCGGTTGCGGCAAGACGACGACCGGGCGGATCATCGCCATGCTCGACGACCCCACGACGGGGTCGGTGCAGCTCGACGGGCGCGACCTGCGCGCCGCTCGCCGGGACGAGTTACGGCGCCAGCGCCGTCGGGTGCAGGTCATCTTCCAGGACCCGCTGGCCTCGCTCGATCCCCGCATGCGGGTGCGCCACTCGATCGCCGAGCCCCTCGTGGTCTCCGGCGTGAAGCGCGACGAGCGGGAGCGGCGGGTCAACGAGCTGCTCCGGCGCGTCGGGCTCGACGAGCGCCACGGCTACCTCTACCCCCTGGCCCTGAGCGGCGGGCAGCGGCAGCGGGTGGGCATCGCCCGGGCCCTGGCGCTCAACCCCGACCTGCTCGTGGCCGACGAGCCGACCTCCGCGCTCGACCTGTCGGTGCGGGCCCAGGTGGTCAACCTGCTCAAGCAACTCCAGCAGGAGCTGTCGCTGGGCCTGCTGTTCATCTCCCACGACATGGCCACGGTCCGCTACATCGCGGACCGGGTGGCGGTCATGCACCTGGGTCGGATCGTCGAAGAGGGCCCCGTCGACCAGGTCTTCGAGAACCCTCTCCACCCCTACACGCGGGCGCTGCTCTCCGCGGTGCCGCAGCCCGATCCCGTGGCCGAACGGAGCCGCGCGTGGAAGGTGCCCGAAGGCGACCTCCCGAGCCCGCTCGACCCGCCGACGGGGTGCACGTTCCGGACCCGGTGCCCGCACGCGACCGCTCTCTGTGAGACCCGGCCCGCGACCGTCGAGCGGGCCACCGGCCACCTGGTCGCCTGTCACTTCGCTGATCAGTGGGTGGGAAGCAAGACGGCGTAG
- a CDS encoding ABC transporter ATP-binding protein, producing the protein MNSTDAPVGVVRDLHVSFGRGERAVRAVNGVDLELRPGERLAIVGESGSGKSVLSLSLLNLLPKSATVGDTSVVEVAGNDMLHMSESSLNGVRGSQVSLVFQDPMTSLDPVLRVGRQLEAPLRRHLGISRAEARQRALKLLSEVRIPAAERVLDSFPHELSGGMRQRVLIAMALSGDPELLVADEPTTALDVTVQAQIIRLLTELSEERHTAMILVTHDLGIVARFAHRVAVMYAGRFVEEGPVDQIFQRPVHPYTQGLLASIPRPDLRSSGALLPQIVGTPPDPTALPPGCSFEPRCPVALERCRTEAPPLVVLDSGQQAECWRAGDAATTETAVAVS; encoded by the coding sequence GTGAACAGCACGGATGCCCCGGTGGGCGTGGTCCGCGACCTGCACGTGTCGTTCGGCAGGGGCGAGCGGGCCGTGCGCGCCGTCAACGGCGTCGACCTCGAGCTGCGGCCCGGGGAGCGGCTGGCCATCGTGGGCGAGAGCGGGTCGGGCAAGAGCGTGCTGTCGCTCTCCCTGCTCAACCTGCTGCCCAAGTCGGCCACCGTCGGCGACACCTCGGTGGTCGAGGTGGCCGGCAACGACATGCTCCACATGTCCGAGTCCAGCCTGAACGGCGTGCGGGGCAGCCAGGTCAGCCTGGTCTTCCAGGACCCGATGACGTCGCTCGACCCCGTGCTGCGGGTGGGTCGCCAGCTGGAGGCACCGCTGCGCCGCCACCTGGGCATCTCCCGGGCCGAGGCCCGCCAGCGGGCGCTGAAGCTGCTGTCCGAGGTGCGCATCCCCGCCGCCGAGCGCGTGCTCGACTCGTTCCCCCACGAGCTGAGCGGCGGCATGCGCCAGCGGGTGCTCATCGCCATGGCGCTCAGCGGCGACCCCGAGCTGCTCGTGGCCGACGAGCCCACCACCGCCCTCGACGTCACCGTGCAGGCCCAGATCATCCGGCTCCTCACCGAGCTGTCCGAGGAGCGCCACACGGCGATGATCCTGGTCACCCACGACCTGGGGATCGTGGCCCGCTTCGCCCACCGCGTGGCCGTCATGTACGCCGGGCGCTTCGTCGAGGAAGGCCCGGTCGACCAGATCTTCCAGCGCCCCGTGCACCCCTACACGCAGGGGCTGCTGGCCTCGATCCCGCGGCCCGACCTGCGCTCGTCGGGTGCGCTGCTCCCGCAGATCGTGGGCACGCCGCCCGATCCGACGGCGCTGCCTCCCGGCTGCTCGTTCGAGCCCCGCTGCCCGGTGGCGCTCGAACGCTGCCGCACCGAGGCCCCGCCGCTGGTCGTTCTCGACTCGGGCCAGCAGGCCGAGTGCTGGCGGGCCGGCGACGCGGCCACCACCGAGACGGCGGTGGCCGTGTCGTGA